One Mercurialis annua linkage group LG3, ddMerAnnu1.2, whole genome shotgun sequence DNA window includes the following coding sequences:
- the LOC126674780 gene encoding uncharacterized protein LOC126674780 yields the protein MNWKHHTLIQSLMSRGPLNYNDFLKIFAAVTGKNPSKSDGEVNAYLLKINKELSYVQMELRQCRNQNDGEVYYGIVNSVADDQSKLGTRFSAPQITLFKGVIDAIVQDTAAQGSISTIEALNLRLENQVYSVTESQSQAASSQVPTALRNFSLSQKEKTIDELVHDKWLCQTSDGGIGLGVRSYLDLRSWFHSSGIPSCEVCNEAAIKAKMCQSEGCTFRIHHYCLKKKLSQSRGKFVCPTCDTQWDCQFPKLEVEAEDEPNDPVESRPPVGSKRKRLKTNRNGDSGNAQSQAAGCGSSQPSQSVSDLRRETRSSARLR from the exons ATGAATTGGAAGCACCACACTCTCATCCAATCTCTAATGTCACGCGGCCCTCTCAATTATAACGATTTTCTGAAGATCTTCGCTGCTGTCACCGGAAAAAACCCTA GTAAGAGTGATGGGGAAGTGAATGCTTATTTATTGAAGATAAACAAGGAACTTTCGTATGTACAGATGGAGTTGAGGCAGTGTAGAAATCAAAATGATGGCGAAGTTTATTACGGGATTGTTAATAGTGTTGCTGATGATCAATCCAAGCTCGGCACTCGATTCTCAGCTCCCCAAATTACTCTTTTTAAGGGCGTA ATAGATGCAATTGTGCAGGACACCGCAGCCCAAGGTAGCATATCAACTATTGAAGCTCTCAATTTACGGCTGGAGAATCAG GTTTACAGTGTAACGGAATCACAGTCACAAGCTGCTTCCTCTCAAGTCCCTACTGCATTGAGGAATTTCTCCTTGTCCCAGAAGGAAAAAACTATTGATGAACTTGTGCATGACAAGTGGCTTTGTCAAACCTCAGATGGTGGCATTGGACTTGGTGTCAGATCCTACCTTGACCTCCGAAGTTGGTTTCATAGTTCTGGTATTCCATCATGTGAAGTGTGTAATGAAGCTGCAATAAAG GCGAAAATGTGCCAAAGTGAAGGTTGCACATTTCGAATACATCACTATTGTCTGAAGAAAAAATTATCTCAGAGCAGG GGTAAATTTGTTTGCCCAACCTGTGATACTCAATGGGACTGCCAATTTCCGAAACTTGAAGTAGAGGCAGAGGATGAGCCGAATGATCCTGTTGAGAGCCGGCCACCAGTAGGATCCAAAAGGAAGAGGCTTAAAACAAACAGAAATGGGGATTCCGGAAATGCGCAATCACAAGCTGCTGGATGTGGCTCATCTCAACCTTCACAGTCAGTATCCGATCTCAGAAGAGAAACCCGATCATCTGCTCGACTAAGGTGA